TCGGCGCGTTCGCAGGCCCAGAGCCCCACCGAGAGCGGTTCGATGAGAGCTGCTGCCTCGTCGCTGACGTTGTCCGGGATGTCGAAGGCGAAGTCGGACTGGATGGTCACGTACTCGGCGAACGCGCCGTCGATCGGCGGGGTGGCGTAGAACTCGATGTCCGGGCAGAGGTTGTAGCGGCCGGCCTTGCAATGTTTGCAGGTCCGGCAGGGCCGCTGGGGCTCGACGGCCACACGCCTGCCGATGCGGCCCGAATCAACGGCGCTTCCGACGGCGGCGATCCGGCCGGAGAGTTCGTGGCCGAGGATCAGCGGGTGGTCCACCACGTAGGGGCCTATCCGGCCGTGCTCGTAGTAGTGGACGTCGCTGCCGCAGACGCCGACGGCGGCGACCTGCACCAGGACCTGGTCGGCGTCGAGGTGCGGGACGGGCAGGGTTTCCATTGCCATGTCGCCCTGGCGTTTCAGGATGGCGGCGCGCATGGTTGTTGGCAGCGCGGGGTGTGCGTGGGCCGCCGACGGGGCGTGGGTGGCTGAGGTGTTCATGGGAGTAATCCTTTAGATATTCGAGAGTGGACGGCGTTACTTCACGGCGCCGAGGGACAGCCCCTGGACCAGCTTGTCCTGGGC
The window above is part of the Pseudarthrobacter sp. IC2-21 genome. Proteins encoded here:
- a CDS encoding NAD(P)-dependent alcohol dehydrogenase; translation: MNTSATHAPSAAHAHPALPTTMRAAILKRQGDMAMETLPVPHLDADQVLVQVAAVGVCGSDVHYYEHGRIGPYVVDHPLILGHELSGRIAAVGSAVDSGRIGRRVAVEPQRPCRTCKHCKAGRYNLCPDIEFYATPPIDGAFAEYVTIQSDFAFDIPDNVSDEAAALIEPLSVGLWACERAEIKPGSRVLIAGAGPIGIIAAQAARAFGATEIYISDVAEDRLEFALRHGATHALNAKTDSVEGLDVDAFIDASGAPQAVRSGIKAVGPAGRVILVGLGADDVELPVSYIQNREIWLSGVFRYTNTWPLAIQLIADGKVDLDILVTGKFTLAESEEALKAGKQAGQLKAVVYPGR